GCAACTATTATTACCCCCATAGTTAATAAAGTTCTTTCCCAACTTGTATAGTACTTAGTTGTTATTCCAATTAAATAATCTAATAAAGTAAATCTATAAGTTCCTTTATTTTTCTTTTCCAAACGTTCATATTTTTTGAAATAGAAAAAAGTTGTTAAAAATTGTTCTGTCCTTCCACTAGACTTATATATATCAGATACAATCAAAAAATTCCATTTAGTCTTTTTATAATTATCTTCAAAAATCAATGGCTTGTACTCTTTATTTGTTAGTAACTCGTATTCTAAATAACATTTATCAGAAAAATTTGTTTTGTATAAGCTTATCTTTCCATTTAATTCATCAAAATCTATTTCTGATTTTTTATAAAATGAACATTGGAGAAAATTCAATTCACCATTAACTGACAACTGTAATTTGCTTAATCCTTCAAACATACAATCAACAAAATCCAAATCCTTATTTGACATAACCTTATCCATAATAAAATCATTAAATATAGTAACCTTTTGAAAAAGTAAATTATCCATTATTTGTGAAGTATTAATATTTAAGGTTCCAATTTCTGAATTTTCAAATATAACATCTTCTTTGAAAATTACATTATTAATTCTTGATTTTTCACAATTTATAAATCTTATAAATATATTTTTTTGTATAGTTGATTCATTAATTTTTATTCTCTTATAATCGCCACCCAATAATTCTATATCTGAAAAAAACTCACAATTAGTAAAACTTAAATATAATGAATCATCTAATTTAGGTTTAGAATAGCTATCGATCTTAAATCTCTTTAAAAAAATAGCATTATCAAAAATACCACAAATATTAATACATTCAAAGGTTACTAATATTCTTTTCTTCCTCTCTCCTATGTCTGTACATCCT
The window above is part of the Clostridium saccharoperbutylacetonicum N1-4(HMT) genome. Proteins encoded here:
- a CDS encoding potassium channel family protein; translated protein: MVGIRVEFNELNSKEIEEGLRSVSIIKDGKKEEYEVIDTREKLLEYLEGCTDIGERKKRILVTFECINICGIFDNAIFLKRFKIDSYSKPKLDDSLYLSFTNCEFFSDIELLGGDYKRIKINESTIQKNIFIRFINCEKSRINNVIFKEDVIFENSEIGTLNINTSQIMDNLLFQKVTIFNDFIMDKVMSNKDLDFVDCMFEGLSKLQLSVNGELNFLQCSFYKKSEIDFDELNGKISLYKTNFSDKCYLEYELLTNKEYKPLIFEDNYKKTKWNFLIVSDIYKSSGRTEQFLTTFFYFKKYERLEKKNKGTYRFTLLDYLIGITTKYYTSWERTLLTMGVIIVAFFMLYCCFPNLLMCKDAPMSSKNLFETVFEMFINSNFDIHFLISKFGNTLYFTIITFTTVGYGDITPLNWMKLIVSLESFLGVFYTSSLVVALSRRFL